One Jatrophihabitans sp. genomic window carries:
- a CDS encoding oligosaccharide flippase family protein: protein MSVASAAQPAAGPLAGVARGGSFAVLGTGAGSIFGFVLTLVLTHGLTTTTAGQFFTATAVFIVLQTFLSFGVGAGLVRFVPRFQALGRQADVPALLVVAFVPVIVLGLVGSVALWFAAPLLASHIGHDSNDAALHSIRILALLFLPGVVEVGLVECTRAFGSVRNYVLLQQVGIPAARPLLVGIAIAAGAPLWGVVLAWLIPLLLALLTAAALLAQRMRALFGRRLAWPQRTASVREVAAEYWSFTGARGLAGVMEILLTWLDVLLVAALASPAEAAIYAAASRFITSGTLVLQALRVAIAGDVSAALARRDTDRVSQMYSAASQWVVLSSWPLYLVMAAFAPTVLSIFGEDYPSGAHALTVLCLAMLVYLAAGNVGTVLLMGGRSSWVLMDKAASLAVNVVANLALVPHLGITGAAIAWAATIVLDSVLAFSQVRWGMRIGGSLRGLALAAVLALGCFGVLPVIVRLIAGSSWAAMSVALALSLSLYLPMVWLRRDTLGVRILIDALSPRTRSATTRTRGKPGARG, encoded by the coding sequence ATGAGCGTGGCCAGCGCTGCCCAGCCGGCGGCCGGCCCGCTGGCCGGGGTCGCCCGCGGCGGCAGCTTCGCGGTGCTGGGGACCGGCGCCGGTTCGATCTTCGGCTTCGTGCTGACCCTGGTCCTGACCCACGGCCTGACCACCACCACCGCCGGCCAGTTCTTCACCGCCACCGCCGTCTTCATCGTCCTGCAGACCTTCCTGTCCTTCGGGGTGGGCGCCGGCCTGGTCCGCTTCGTGCCGCGGTTCCAGGCGCTGGGCCGCCAGGCCGACGTGCCCGCGCTGCTGGTGGTCGCCTTCGTCCCGGTCATCGTCCTGGGCCTGGTGGGCAGCGTCGCGTTGTGGTTCGCCGCGCCGCTGCTGGCCTCGCACATCGGCCACGACAGCAACGACGCGGCACTGCACAGCATCCGCATCCTGGCGCTGCTGTTCCTGCCCGGCGTCGTCGAGGTGGGCCTCGTCGAGTGCACGCGGGCATTCGGCAGCGTCCGCAACTACGTGCTGCTGCAGCAGGTCGGCATACCGGCGGCCAGGCCGCTGCTGGTCGGCATCGCCATCGCGGCCGGCGCGCCGCTGTGGGGGGTGGTGCTGGCCTGGCTGATCCCGCTGTTGCTGGCCCTGCTGACCGCGGCCGCGCTGCTGGCTCAGCGGATGCGGGCACTGTTCGGCCGGCGCCTGGCCTGGCCGCAGCGAACCGCCTCGGTGCGCGAGGTCGCCGCCGAGTACTGGAGCTTCACCGGCGCCCGGGGGCTGGCCGGCGTCATGGAGATCCTGCTGACCTGGCTGGACGTGCTGCTGGTGGCGGCGCTGGCCTCACCGGCTGAAGCCGCGATCTACGCCGCCGCCAGCCGGTTCATCACCTCGGGAACCCTGGTGCTGCAGGCGCTTCGGGTGGCGATCGCCGGCGACGTCAGCGCGGCGCTGGCGCGCCGTGACACCGACCGGGTCAGCCAGATGTACTCGGCCGCCTCGCAGTGGGTGGTGTTGAGCTCCTGGCCGCTGTACCTGGTGATGGCGGCGTTCGCGCCGACGGTGCTTTCGATCTTCGGCGAGGACTACCCCTCCGGGGCGCACGCGCTGACCGTGCTCTGCCTGGCGATGTTGGTGTACCTGGCCGCCGGCAACGTCGGCACCGTGCTGCTGATGGGCGGCCGCAGCAGCTGGGTGCTGATGGACAAGGCAGCCAGCCTGGCCGTCAACGTGGTCGCCAACCTGGCGTTGGTGCCGCACTTGGGCATCACCGGCGCCGCGATCGCCTGGGCGGCCACCATCGTGCTCGACAGCGTGCTCGCCTTCTCCCAGGTCCGCTGGGGGATGCGGATCGGCGGCAGCTTGCGAGGCCTGGCGCTGGCGGCGGTGCTGGCCCTGGGCTGCTTCGGTGTGCTGCCGGTCATCGTCCGGCTCATCGCCGGCAGCTCGTGGGCAGCGATGTCGGTGGCGCTCGCGCTTTCGCTGAGCCTCTACCTACCGATGGTGTGGTTACGCCGGGACACTCTCGGCGTTCGGATCCTGATCGACGCGCTGTCGCCCCGCACCCGCTCGGCAACGACCCGGACACGGGGAAAGCCGGGTGCGCGCGGCTGA
- the pssD gene encoding PssD/Cps14F family polysaccharide biosynthesis glycosyltransferase — protein MRILLASSTGGHLGQLDALRPWWSEHERHWITFDKPDARSMLVGEEITWAYHPTTRNIPNLIRNFGVAWKALRRFRPEVVVSTGAAVAVPVFYLARLMGIRTVYVEVYDRIDTATLTGRLCRPVSDLFLVQWDEQLKLYPNATLIGQLL, from the coding sequence ATGCGGATCTTGCTGGCCAGCTCCACCGGCGGCCATCTCGGGCAGCTTGACGCCTTGCGCCCGTGGTGGTCTGAGCACGAGCGGCACTGGATCACCTTCGACAAGCCCGACGCCCGGTCGATGCTGGTCGGCGAGGAGATCACCTGGGCCTACCACCCGACGACCCGCAACATCCCGAACCTGATCCGCAACTTCGGGGTCGCCTGGAAGGCGCTGCGCCGGTTCCGGCCGGAAGTCGTCGTCTCGACCGGGGCAGCCGTAGCGGTGCCGGTCTTCTACCTCGCGCGGCTGATGGGCATCCGCACCGTCTATGTCGAGGTCTATGACCGCATCGACACCGCGACCCTGACCGGCCGGCTGTGCCGGCCGGTGTCAGACCTGTTCCTGGTGCAGTGGGACGAGCAGCTCAAGCTCTATCCCAACGCCACCCTGATCGGCCAGCTGCTGTGA
- a CDS encoding glycosyltransferase, with the protein MSTARPLNGVVTVGTDHHRFDRLMDWLERWDAGNPGAVRWIVQHGSSRPMSGADGFAMTSRAELLELLRAADVVVTQGGPGGIMDSRECGTIPIVVPRLARLDEVVDDHQVAFVRQLARDGRLIAAQSETELHAALDRAVLDPAALSVGADTSDVSQTVARFAAAVSQLLASKPARLSRRAVR; encoded by the coding sequence GTGAGCACGGCGCGCCCGCTCAACGGCGTGGTCACCGTCGGCACCGACCACCACCGGTTCGACCGGCTGATGGACTGGCTGGAACGCTGGGACGCTGGCAACCCCGGCGCGGTGCGCTGGATCGTGCAGCACGGCTCGAGCCGGCCGATGAGCGGCGCCGACGGGTTCGCCATGACCTCGCGCGCCGAGCTGCTCGAGTTGTTGCGGGCCGCCGACGTGGTGGTGACCCAGGGCGGTCCGGGCGGCATCATGGACAGCCGGGAGTGCGGCACGATTCCGATCGTGGTGCCCCGGCTGGCCCGGCTCGACGAGGTGGTCGATGACCATCAGGTGGCCTTCGTCCGGCAGCTGGCCCGCGACGGCCGGCTGATCGCCGCCCAGTCCGAGACCGAGCTGCACGCCGCACTCGATCGGGCGGTGCTCGATCCAGCGGCCCTGTCGGTCGGCGCTGACACCAGCGACGTGAGCCAGACGGTGGCGCGCTTCGCCGCGGCTGTCTCTCAGTTGCTGGCGAGCAAGCCGGCCCGCCTCAGCAGGCGCGCGGTCCGCTGA
- a CDS encoding CDP-alcohol phosphatidyltransferase family protein, with the protein MDDNALVAKDGSLGTRFDYARSRLAGAQKSTASVPAYLRLVNRKAGGLLAAAGYALRLTPTQVTLLSSAMSFAGIAVLILHRSSALAGVVVSLLLLLGYALDSADGQLARVRGGGSKAGEWLDHVTDIAKISSLHSAVAIAVLRHFDLESLLYLAVPVIFLVANVTQFFGMMLRDKLTVADRSQPGSAGSSSLLVAFVLLPLDHGTLALAFLVLGAHTLFLWCYGFLALCTVLFSVRSLTKAYRGLLRAEPAALPSAGAAPAGATQAGATQAGGAAFSPAPQRP; encoded by the coding sequence ATGGATGACAACGCCCTCGTGGCGAAGGACGGCTCCCTCGGGACCCGCTTTGACTACGCGCGTTCCCGGCTGGCCGGCGCCCAGAAGTCGACCGCCTCGGTGCCGGCCTACCTGCGCTTGGTCAACCGCAAGGCCGGCGGCCTGCTGGCCGCGGCAGGCTACGCGCTGCGGCTCACCCCGACCCAGGTCACGCTGCTGAGCTCGGCCATGTCCTTCGCCGGAATCGCCGTGCTGATCCTGCACCGCTCGTCGGCGCTGGCCGGCGTCGTGGTGTCACTGCTGCTGTTGCTGGGCTACGCCCTGGACTCGGCCGACGGTCAGCTGGCCCGGGTCCGGGGCGGGGGCAGCAAGGCCGGTGAGTGGCTTGACCACGTCACCGACATCGCCAAGATCAGCTCCCTGCACAGCGCGGTGGCGATCGCCGTCCTGCGCCACTTCGACCTGGAGTCGCTGCTGTACCTGGCGGTGCCGGTGATCTTCCTGGTCGCCAACGTGACCCAGTTCTTCGGAATGATGCTGCGCGACAAGCTCACGGTGGCCGACCGGTCGCAGCCCGGCTCTGCCGGATCGTCCTCGCTGCTGGTCGCGTTCGTGCTGCTGCCGCTGGATCACGGCACCCTGGCGCTGGCCTTCCTGGTGCTCGGAGCGCACACCCTGTTCCTGTGGTGCTACGGGTTCCTGGCGCTGTGCACCGTGCTGTTCTCGGTGCGCTCGCTGACCAAGGCCTACCGCGGGCTGCTGCGGGCCGAGCCCGCGGCTCTCCCTTCGGCCGGCGCCGCTCCGGCTGGCGCCACCCAAGCCGGCGCCACCCAGGCCGGCGGAGCAGCGTTCAGCCCGGCGCCGCAACGGCCATGA